In Fibrobacter sp. UWR3, one DNA window encodes the following:
- the cysW gene encoding sulfate ABC transporter permease subunit CysW has product MSAVTQSGLHRDTKGSKLVRYSLIGISLLFVFLMLILPLITVITEAFKQGFAVYSKAVADDYTIKAILLTLEASFFAVAINTIFGLCAAWSLTKFKFKGKKILATLIDLPVTVSPIIAGLIFLLTFGRQSPIFPLLQDADIKIVFAVPGIVLATIFVTFPFISRELIPVLESQGTDEEEAAALMGAKGFTIFRRITFPHIKWAFLYGVVLCAARAMGEFGAVSVISGHLRGKTNTLPLHVEILFNEFQYVPAFAVASILVMLAILILVARSVIEHKGRKK; this is encoded by the coding sequence ATGAGTGCAGTTACGCAGAGCGGGCTACATCGCGATACGAAAGGCTCAAAACTTGTCAGGTATTCACTGATCGGCATTAGTCTACTTTTCGTCTTCTTGATGCTTATTCTCCCGCTGATTACGGTGATTACCGAAGCGTTCAAGCAGGGCTTTGCGGTGTACAGCAAGGCGGTTGCCGACGATTACACCATCAAGGCGATACTCCTTACGCTAGAGGCCTCGTTCTTCGCGGTCGCCATCAACACGATTTTTGGTTTGTGTGCCGCCTGGAGCCTCACGAAGTTCAAGTTCAAGGGGAAAAAGATTCTCGCGACGCTCATTGACTTGCCGGTGACGGTTTCGCCGATTATCGCGGGCCTGATTTTCTTGCTCACGTTTGGCCGTCAGAGCCCGATTTTCCCGCTGTTGCAGGATGCCGATATCAAGATTGTCTTTGCGGTGCCGGGAATTGTGCTTGCGACGATTTTCGTGACGTTCCCGTTCATTTCGCGTGAATTGATTCCGGTGCTGGAATCGCAGGGAACCGACGAGGAGGAGGCCGCGGCGCTGATGGGTGCGAAGGGTTTTACGATTTTTAGGCGCATCACCTTCCCGCATATCAAGTGGGCGTTCCTTTACGGCGTCGTGCTCTGCGCGGCCCGTGCCATGGGCGAATTCGGTGCGGTGTCTGTCATTTCGGGCCACTTGCGCGGAAAGACCAACACGCTCCCGCTCCATGTGGAAATCCTTTTTAACGAGTTCCAGTACGTGCCTGCGTTTGCGGTGGCGTCGATACTGGTGATGCTTGCCATTCTCATTCTAGTTGCAAGAAGCGTCATTGAACATAAGGGAAGAAAGAAATAG